One segment of Calditrichota bacterium DNA contains the following:
- a CDS encoding asparagine synthetase B gives DPEDYQHAVGDPPTQLSLHRNSPGYRLILNNVLFPAAKKKKQKT, from the coding sequence ACGATCCGGAGGATTACCAGCATGCCGTGGGCGATCCGCCGACCCAGCTTTCGCTGCATCGGAATTCACCGGGCTATCGGTTGATTCTAAACAATGTTCTTTTTCCGGCCGCTAAAAAGAAGAAACAAAAGACCTAA